A DNA window from Amphiprion ocellaris isolate individual 3 ecotype Okinawa chromosome 8, ASM2253959v1, whole genome shotgun sequence contains the following coding sequences:
- the avpr2aa gene encoding vasopressin V2 receptor isoform X1 yields the protein MESISVETDWDGLGLSSSLGISGRSNFSSSFVSELNTFNTSHSGGSFFGLFPENGSSTTPFTLPQPRVRDLGLARAEIAVLGLVLALTTLGNSFVLWVLLRRRKHNAPMHVFMVNLCIADLVVALFQVLPQLIWDITERFQGPDFLCRSIKYLQIVGMFASSYMIVAMTVDRHHAICCPLQAYRGGAMSRWNTPVMVAWGLALVLSIPQIFIFSRSEVAPGEFECWGHFAEPWGLKAYVTWMTVAVFLLPALIITICQIRIFREIHNNIYLKSERMVMAELKKSEILFRFHGFKKEDERARERGRRASGGGGRGGHLLKGANNSPHNNTHSSQVGECYDYVPNAIQYNSCHSEHVTTTTATTTSLMHQQTPSSSDCQEPYSNSPRCSLDYVPPPLPATPPPSITKAMSKTVRMTLVIVLVYTICWSPFFIVQLWAAWDPNPPDQAGVAFTILMLLASLNSCTNPWIYTAFSSSVSRELQNLLHCRSRPSRRGSLPDDSTTTHTSTTKDSLY from the exons ATGGAAAGCATCAGCGTGGAAACGGACTGGGATGGGTTAggcctctcctcctctctgggcATCAGTGGAAGAAGCAACTTCTCTTCCTCGTTTGTGTCTGAGCTGAACACATTCAATACTTCCCACAGCGGGGGATCCTTCTTTGGACTCTTCCCAGAGAATGGTTCCAGCACCACGCCCTTCACTCTTCCCCAGCCCAGGGTGAGGGACCTGGGCCTGGCCCGGGCGGAGATCGCGGTGCTCGGGTTGGTGCTGGCTCTGACCACCCTGGGGAACAGCTTCGTGTTGTGGGTGTTGCTGAGGAGACGGAAGCACAACGCACCGATGCACGTGTTCATGGTGAACCTGTGCATCGCCGACCTGGTGGTGGCTCTTTTTCAG GTTCTTCCCCAGCTCATATGGGACATAACAGAAAGATTTCAGGGCCCTGACTTTCTCTGCAGGTCCATCAAGTACTTGCAGATTGTGGGCATGTTTGCCTCCTCCTACATGATAGTTGCTATGACAGTAGACCGGCACCATGCCATCTGCTGCCCACTGCAGGCCTACCGTGGGGGAGCGATGTCCCGCTGGAACACCCCTGTCATGGTAGCCTGGGGTTTGGCTCTAGTCCTCAGCATACCGCAG ATATTCATCTTCTCTCGCTCAGAAGTGGCTCCTGGCGAGTTCGAGTGCTGGGGTCACTTTGCCGAGCCGTGGGGGCTGAAGGCCTACGTCACCTGGATGACGGTGGCCGTGTTCCTCCTGCCTGCCCTCATCATCACCATCTGTCAG ATAAGAATCTTCCGTGAGATTCACAACAACATCTACCTGAAGTCGGAGAGGATGGTGATGGCAGAGCTGAAGAAGAGTGAAATCCTCTTTCGCTTCCACGGCTTCAAGAAGGAGGACGAGCGGGCcagagagagggggagacgAGCATCCGGagggggaggcagaggagggCATCTCCTAAAGGGTGCAAATAACAGCCCTCACAATAACACCCACAGCAGCCAAGTAGGCGAGTGTTATGACTATGTGCCAAATGCTATTCAGTACAACAGTTGCCACAGTGAGCAtgtgacaacaacaacagcaacaacaacatcacTGATGCACCAGCAAACCCCGAGCAGTTCGGACTGCCAGGAGCCCTACAGTAACTCTCCCCGCTGTTCGCTGGATTACGTCCCCCCTCCGCTTCCAGCCACCCCCCCTCCGAGCATCACAAAAGCTATGTCCAAGACAGTGAGGATGACTCTGGTCATTGTGCTGGTCTATACGATCTGCTGGTCGCCGTTCTTCATCGTCCAGCTATGGGCGGCCTGGGACCCCAACCCTCCAGACCAAG CAGGCGTGGCCTTCACCATCCTGATGCTGCTGGCCAGTCTGAACTCGTGCACCAACCCGTGGATCTACACAGCTTTCTCCAGCAGCGTGTCCAGAGAGCTGCAGAACCTGCTGCACTGCCGATCACGACCCAGCCGCCGGGGGTCTCTGCCCGACGActccaccaccacacacacctcgACCACCAAGGACAGCCTGTACTGA
- the avpr2aa gene encoding vasopressin V2 receptor isoform X2 yields MESISVETDWDGLGLSSSLGISGRSNFSSSFVSELNTFNTSHSGGSFFGLFPENGSSTTPFTLPQPRVRDLGLARAEIAVLGLVLALTTLGNSFVLWVLLRRRKHNAPMHVFMVNLCIADLVVALFQVLPQLIWDITERFQGPDFLCRSIKYLQIVGMFASSYMIVAMTVDRHHAICCPLQAYRGGAMSRWNTPVMVAWGLALVLSIPQIFIFSRSEVAPGEFECWGHFAEPWGLKAYVTWMTVAVFLLPALIITICQIRIFREIHNNIYLKSERMVMAELKKSEILFRFHGFKKEDERARERGRRASGGGGRGGHLLKGANNSPHNNTHSSQVGECYDYVPNAIQYNSCHSEHVTTTTATTTSLMHQQTPSSSDCQEPYSNSPRCSLDYVPPPLPATPPPSITKAMSKTVRMTLVIVLVYTICWSPFFIVQLWAAWDPNPPDQGVAFTILMLLASLNSCTNPWIYTAFSSSVSRELQNLLHCRSRPSRRGSLPDDSTTTHTSTTKDSLY; encoded by the exons ATGGAAAGCATCAGCGTGGAAACGGACTGGGATGGGTTAggcctctcctcctctctgggcATCAGTGGAAGAAGCAACTTCTCTTCCTCGTTTGTGTCTGAGCTGAACACATTCAATACTTCCCACAGCGGGGGATCCTTCTTTGGACTCTTCCCAGAGAATGGTTCCAGCACCACGCCCTTCACTCTTCCCCAGCCCAGGGTGAGGGACCTGGGCCTGGCCCGGGCGGAGATCGCGGTGCTCGGGTTGGTGCTGGCTCTGACCACCCTGGGGAACAGCTTCGTGTTGTGGGTGTTGCTGAGGAGACGGAAGCACAACGCACCGATGCACGTGTTCATGGTGAACCTGTGCATCGCCGACCTGGTGGTGGCTCTTTTTCAG GTTCTTCCCCAGCTCATATGGGACATAACAGAAAGATTTCAGGGCCCTGACTTTCTCTGCAGGTCCATCAAGTACTTGCAGATTGTGGGCATGTTTGCCTCCTCCTACATGATAGTTGCTATGACAGTAGACCGGCACCATGCCATCTGCTGCCCACTGCAGGCCTACCGTGGGGGAGCGATGTCCCGCTGGAACACCCCTGTCATGGTAGCCTGGGGTTTGGCTCTAGTCCTCAGCATACCGCAG ATATTCATCTTCTCTCGCTCAGAAGTGGCTCCTGGCGAGTTCGAGTGCTGGGGTCACTTTGCCGAGCCGTGGGGGCTGAAGGCCTACGTCACCTGGATGACGGTGGCCGTGTTCCTCCTGCCTGCCCTCATCATCACCATCTGTCAG ATAAGAATCTTCCGTGAGATTCACAACAACATCTACCTGAAGTCGGAGAGGATGGTGATGGCAGAGCTGAAGAAGAGTGAAATCCTCTTTCGCTTCCACGGCTTCAAGAAGGAGGACGAGCGGGCcagagagagggggagacgAGCATCCGGagggggaggcagaggagggCATCTCCTAAAGGGTGCAAATAACAGCCCTCACAATAACACCCACAGCAGCCAAGTAGGCGAGTGTTATGACTATGTGCCAAATGCTATTCAGTACAACAGTTGCCACAGTGAGCAtgtgacaacaacaacagcaacaacaacatcacTGATGCACCAGCAAACCCCGAGCAGTTCGGACTGCCAGGAGCCCTACAGTAACTCTCCCCGCTGTTCGCTGGATTACGTCCCCCCTCCGCTTCCAGCCACCCCCCCTCCGAGCATCACAAAAGCTATGTCCAAGACAGTGAGGATGACTCTGGTCATTGTGCTGGTCTATACGATCTGCTGGTCGCCGTTCTTCATCGTCCAGCTATGGGCGGCCTGGGACCCCAACCCTCCAGACCAAG GCGTGGCCTTCACCATCCTGATGCTGCTGGCCAGTCTGAACTCGTGCACCAACCCGTGGATCTACACAGCTTTCTCCAGCAGCGTGTCCAGAGAGCTGCAGAACCTGCTGCACTGCCGATCACGACCCAGCCGCCGGGGGTCTCTGCCCGACGActccaccaccacacacacctcgACCACCAAGGACAGCCTGTACTGA